The window GGCGGCCCCTTGTGGCCGCCAGATGGGAGAAAAATGATACCAGATGTCACAAGCGCATGGTACAGTAGCAACCTGGTCGCTCTCGGCTTGAAAACATGAAGCGTGCACCATGATAGCCATGCTGGAGGCATTGTGCCGCGAAACGATCAAGTCACTCGGCAGTGGCATCTTCTCCGAAAGTTAGAGGGCTCCAGAGGCGCAACGATCCAGGAGCTCGCCGAATCCCTGCCTGACGGTCTGCCCAAACATCTCCGCACGATGCGACGCGACCTTGCCGCCCTGGAGGCCGCCGGCTTTCCCCTCCTCACCGAACGAATAGAGGGGCGGGTTCGCTGGAGACTCATGGATGGCTTCCGGCGCATCCCCGCCCTGGCGTTTTCCCCAACCGAACTCATGGCGTTGACCTTCAGCCGCGACCTGCTCCGGCCCCTGGAAGGAACCGCGATCAAAGGCGCCCTCGACTCCGCCCTGAATAAGGCGACCGCCGCCCTGCCCCCTCAGGGGCAGACCTACATCAGGCGGATGCAGGACATCTTCTCAGTCGGGCTTGGCCCTCACAAGAACTATCGGCAACACCAGGACACGATCGATCGCGTCACGCAGGCGATCGCTCACCTGCGTACACTCCAGATTCGATACTACTCCGCGTCCCGCAACGCCACGACGCGCAGAGAGGTTGATCCCTATCGCCTCTGGTATGTGGCCGGCGCTCTCTACCTGATTGCCTACTGCCACTGGCGCCGCGAGGTGCGCCTGTTTGCCGTGGACCGCATCCGCTCCCTTACCGTCACCGATCATCCCCATCAAATGCCGCTCGGCTTCGATCTGGAGGCGCATATGCAGGATGCCCTCGTGGTCATGCGGGGAAAACCGGTCACGGTTGAGTTCCTGTTCAGCAAAGCCGCCGCCCCGTGGGTGAAGGATCGGGTGTGGCACCGAAGCCAGACTCTGACGCCGCAGAGGGACGGGCGCCTGAAGATGATCCTCAGGGTTGCAGACACGCCTGAACTGGTCGGATGGATTCTGAGCTTCGGCGGTGAGGTGCAGGTGCGTAAGCCCGCAACCCTTGCCGAGAAGGTCCGCGAGCAGGCCCGGCGGATTCTGCAATCCGCAATGATTGAGGGACGGACACGATCGGCGTTGCGTGGATCGAAGCGGACAGAGGCGAACGACGTATCGCAGAAACGCTGAGCAAGGGAGATTCTCGATTCCCCCCCCAGGAAGTGACCCCGGATGTCACAGCAGGCTGTTATGGTAATGGGTATTGGCAGGAGCGGCCTATGCCTTCTACAGACCTGGCGTCTCGGCTCGCAGAGATGAGACGTGTTGAGGGCTATGGCGGCAGCGGTTCGGACCCCGGATCAATGGGTGCGACGTCGGCGAGGCGGTTACCCGATCACGGTGAGACCTAAGGCCTTAAAGTCTTCATCGAAGGAGAGGCAAGGAATATTGTCCAGCAACGTGGTCACGATGACGAAGGAGATCGCATCGCAGAATGTCGCAAAAGACACAGTCAGAAGGAATCACCGGACAATGCCCTTGGAGCCGTACAGATGTTCCTTGACGTGGCTGGAGACATCGCTCCGTCGGCCTGTGACACCCTTTCGAGCCAGTCTCCTCCGGAGTTCGAGAAGCCTTCTGGCAGCCACGCCCGGCTCAGGCTCAGCCTGGACTGCCCGAAGTTCCGCCACAACATCGTCATGTACCGTAATCTGGATGCGTGTCCCCGCATCCTTTCGGACCTGGCGGATCAACTCAGGCAGTCACCATCGAGTCTCGCTGATCGAGATCTTCATACGCACCTCCTCTGAGATCTTCGCTATAAATGTACGGACTTGTACACTATGAGTCAATAAAAAGCGGAGCCAGGCCAGGTTTCCGGATGATTTTGTCTTTCAACTGACATCAGAAGAAGACAAAGCTTTGACCTCGCAATTTGCGAGATCAAAGCCGGGTCTGGGAGGCGGGACCAGCATATCGGACGTGACGCCTGCGCCGCGCGCCGACGTGGTGATGGAGACTGACCGGGCGGGACTTCAGTCGATGGAAGAGGCACAAGTCAATACCGGCAACAACGTCCCCCCAATGTACGGAGGTTAGCCGATGAGTTCACGGGGCACTCTGAGTCCGGCAGCAAGCATCGAGCAATCTATTCTTTTCATCCGCAGTCAGCGCGTCATGCTGGATGCTGATCTGGCAGTCCTCTACGGCGTATCGACGCGGGTCCTCAACCAAGCGGTGAAACGGAACCGGGAACGATTCCCCGAAGATTTCATGTTCCGCCTGACCGTAGCGGAGAAAGCAGAGGTGATCACAAATTGTGATCACCTCCGATCACTCAGATTCTCTCCAGCACTCCCTCACGCGTTTACCGAGCATGGGGCAATCATGTTAGCGAGCGTCCTTAACACGCCAATCGCGGTTCAAGCCAGCGTACAAGTCGTCCGGGCCTTCGTTCGGCTTCGGGAAATGCTGACAACGAACAAGGCGCTGGCTGACAAGTTCGCAGAATTGGAGCGCAAGGTCGCCAGCCACGATGAACATATTCAATCGCTGTTTGAAGCGATTCGACACCTCATGGCACCAGCACAACACAAGCCACGGCGCACGATCGGTTTTCGGGTCGAGGAGGCAAGGCCGGGCTATCGTACGCGGCACTTACGCCGCGCATCGCTTTTATTCTAATCCCCCTCTCCCCTGGAGGGAGAGGGGGAGGGTGAGGGGGGATTGGTCGATTATGGTGGCGTCCGCACCGCGCGCCATCGCGGTGACGGGGGACTGATCGAGCGGGACTTTGGTCGGGGGCGGGAAGGTAAGGGTAGAGGTTAACGGGGGAAAACGTGCCAACAACTTCTGACCACTGGCAACCGCTGGCCCATGTCGCCGAGGATGGAGGTCTCCATCTTCTGGATGATCACCTGAAGGAAACGGCCCAGCGAGCTGGCGAATTTGCAGGGGAGTTTGGTTGCTCAGGTTGGGGCTACCTGGCAGGTCTCTGGCACGACCTCGGGAAGTACTCGCCCGACTTCCAGCGTAAGATCCACGCGGCTGCTGGGCAGGATGCGCACTTGGAAACGAAGGCCCGACGGGTTGATCACTCCACGGCGGGAGCGTTACACGCAGTGGAGTGCTTCGGCCGTATCGGAAGAATTCTCGCCTACGTAGCCGCAGGGCATCACGCGGGGCTACCGGACTGGACGGCCGACGAAACGGGTGGTGCAGCCCTCGAGAGTCGATTACGACTGAACCGGCCCCTGCTGGATGCCGCCAAGGCGGGAGCAGTTCCACCGGCGATCCTGAACCGCGTATTACCGACCGAGAAGCCGCCGCTTGGGGCCGATCCAGCCCTCTGGATTCGGATGCTATTTTCCTGCGTAGTGGACGCCGACTTTCTGGATACCGAGGTTTTCTTCGATCCCGAGAAGGCGGCTCAACGGGGCCGATTTCGGGACCTGGAGGAACTTCTCAGTGATTTCACGGCGTACATGGAGGCAAAGATCGCCGGAGCGGAGCCCACGCCGGTGAACCGCATCCGGACTGTAGTGCTTGACCAGTGCATCGCCCGAGCAACCGAAGATCCCGGCATCTTCACGCTGACGGTTCCGACCGGCGGCGGCAAGACTTTGTCGTCCATGGCCTTCGCCCTGCACCACGCAGTGCAGCACGGCAAGCGCCGGGTGCTCTATGTCATCCCTTACACGAGTATTATTGAGCAGACCGCGGATCAGTTCCGCCGCATCTTCGGGGACGCCGTGGTCGAGCACCACAGCAACCTCGACGTGGCGGACGAAGCCAAAGAAACGCCCCGGTCGAGACTCGCGTGCGAAAACTGGGACGCCCCCATTGTGGTCACAACCTCGGTTCAGTTCTTTGAGTCGCTGTTCGCGAGCCGAACCAGCCGATGCCGAAAGCTTCACAGCATCGTGGGAAGTGTGGTAGTGCTGGACGAGGCCCAACTCCTACCCCCGGAGTTCCTGGAACCCATCCTGTCCGTTCTGAAAGAACTCGTGGCCCACTATGGCGTCACCCTTCTGTTATCTACTGCCACTCAGCCAGCACTGCGCGAGCACCGGACGCCCAGCTTCCACCTCGACGGGTTGTCCAACACCCGCGAGATCATCGAAGATCCCATGCGATTGCACGAGACGCTCAAGCGCGTGGACATCATGGTACCGACGAGCCTAACGGAGCCTCGATCCTGGGAGGACATAGCTGGAGCGCTCCAGGAACACGATTCAGTCCTCTGCATCGTGAATCGCCGCGACGATGCTCGAACGCTTTGGAGGCTCATGCCAGAGGGGGCGTTCCATCTCTCTGCGCTGATGTGTGGGGCGCACCGCTCGGCAGTAATCGCCAAGATCAAAGAACGACTCAAGGAAAGGCTCCCGACTCGCGTCGTAAGCACCCAGCTTGTGGAGGCGGGGGTGGATGTGGACTTCCCCGTGGTCTATCGGGCGCTTGCGGGCCTCGATTCCATCGCTCAGGCTGCCGGACGCTGCAACCGGGAGGGATTACGGGATCGAGGGACCGTGGTCGTCTTTGTGCCGCAGAGCAGGACGCCAGCGGGCATACTCCGCCAAGCCGAAGGGCTCGGTCGGCAGCTTCTGGCTGAACGGGTATCAGACCCCTTGTCCCCAATACGGTTCGAGCGGTTCTTTCGGGAATTCTACTGGATACAGGGAGACCGTCTCGACAAACACAGGATTCTCGAAGACCTTCGCGATTCGGAGTGCCGCTTCGCATTTCGGACAGTAGCCAGAAAGATGCGACTTATCGACGAAAGTGCCTATGCTCCCGTTGTCGTTCTCTATGGCGAGGGGGTAAAGCTAGTGGGAGTCTTGGAATCTCAGGGGCCGGGGCGCTGGATTCTTCGCCGGCTCCAGCGCTATACGGTGAACCTGCCTCGCCGCGTTCACCAGAAGCTGGTGGAGATGGGGGCGATTCGCGAGGTCCACCCGGGTCTTTTTGTGCAGAGCCACGGCGCCCTCTACGACGAGCACTTGGGATTCTGCGCGGATCGATCCATCGTGTATGAACCCGACGAACTCATATTCTAAGGGGGGGAAAGGAGGACACATGAGCGAACAGAAGGCTGCAAGCCGCCCCTTCCGCCTGCGCGTGTGGGGGCGAAACGCCTGCTTCACCAGGCCCGAGATGAAGGTGGAGCGGGTGAGCTACGACGTGATGACACCTTCGGCGGCCCGTGGAGTTCTGGAGGCAATCCTTTGGAAACCCGCTATCCGCTGGATAGTGGAGCGTATCGACATTTTGAACCCGATCCGGTGGGAATCGGTGCGGCGCAACGAGGTTGACATCAAAATGTCACCTAACACGAACGGGTTCTGGATTGACGATATCGGGAACGACGGAAAACCCAAGCATCGCCAGCAACGGGCTGGGCTCTTTCTGCGGGACGTGGATTACGTCATCCACGCACGCTTTGAAGCAACCGATCTGGCCGGACCAGATGACAATCCGACGAAGTTTCAGGAGATGTTCTTGCGTCGCGCCGAGAAGGGCCAGTGCTTCCACCGCCCTTACCTAGGATGTCGAGAGTTCGCAGCCGACTTTGCGCCAATCACCAACGGCGAGCCGTTGCCGCAGCCCCTGGAACAGACTCCAGACCTGGGCTTTGCGCAGCCACGAGACCTAGGCTGGATGCTCTACGATGTTTTCCATGATCGCAGTGCAGACACAAGCCACGTCCATACCTGCACCGATGAATGTCGCCCCGGCTTCTTTACTGCTCGGCTGGACATGGGTCAACTGCGAGTACCGCCACCGGATAGCCCGGAGGTGCGACGATGATCCTCCAAGCGCTTCACGGCTATTACGAGCGCCTTCTGGACGAAAACCGGGTGGTGCCTCAGGGATTTCAGAAGAAAGAGATTCCCTTTGTGATCGTTCTCGATGCTGAAGGTAAGTTTGTCGACCTGGAGGACACCCGCTCCGGCGAGGGTAGGAACCGACGGACAGGCCGCTTCGTGGTGCCGCAGAGTGTCGAACGGACTGGAGATAACGCATGGCAGAAGGCGAACCTCCTCTGGGACCATAAAGGGTATGTTGTTGGTCACTCCGACACTGACCACGCCACTGCAAAGAAGCAGCATGAAAGTTTCCTCGGACGCATCCGTGAGGTGCTTAAGGGCCTCCCAGACGAGGGGGTGAAAGCTGTCACCAGATTCCTTGAGATTGGTGACTTCCAGGGAATCCTTGCGCACCCAACATGGCGGGACGTTGTCGCAAAGGGAGGTAGCCTTTCCTTTCGCCTTTCGGACGAGACCCTCCTCGTGTGCGAGCGCCCTGCTGTACGTCAGCGAGTGGCAGCGGTCGCCACCTCGGTTGAAAGTGGGACACCACCGCAAGCGTGCCTGATCACCGGCGAGTCCGCGGTGCCGGCTCGAACACACTCTCCAATCAAAGGCGTGCGTCGTAAGAATAAGACTACGACAAGAGCCAAGATTGTTTCGTTCAAACTTCCGGCCTTCGGCTCCTATGGTAAGCAGCAGAGCTTGAATGCACCTATGGGCCGTCGGGCTGAATTCTCTTATACCACCGCTCTCAATACGCTTCTCGATCGCGACTCGCATCAGAAACTCATCGTGGGCGACTCCACGGTGATCTTTTGGACAGAGCGCAGGCATGAGATTGAGAGCGTGTTTGCCAACTTCTTTGGTGAGCAGGAAAAGGGGGTACCCGTGCAGGACCACAAGCAGATTTTGGCTCTGTACCGAGCACCGGAAAGCGGTGTAAGACCCGAACTCGATCCGACTATCCGGTTCTACATCTTGGGGTTGGTGGCTCCAAATGAAGCTCGCATCGCTGTACGCTTCTGGTACACCGGACCAGTGCGCGAGGTAGCTGAAAACATCGGAGCACATTTCGATGACCTTGAGATCGCGGCGCCGCCTAAGTGGTCCCCTTACCTATCGATACGAACCCTGTTGCGAGCAATCGCCACACGAAACGACCTGGACACAGTCCCCCCAAACTTAGCGGGCGACACCATGAAAGCGATCCTGGTGGGTACAAGCTATCCAAGTCCGCTCTTGGCGGCTGCCATCCGAAGGATACGGGCG of the Candidatus Methylomirabilis sp. genome contains:
- the cas3 gene encoding CRISPR-associated helicase Cas3'; this encodes MPTTSDHWQPLAHVAEDGGLHLLDDHLKETAQRAGEFAGEFGCSGWGYLAGLWHDLGKYSPDFQRKIHAAAGQDAHLETKARRVDHSTAGALHAVECFGRIGRILAYVAAGHHAGLPDWTADETGGAALESRLRLNRPLLDAAKAGAVPPAILNRVLPTEKPPLGADPALWIRMLFSCVVDADFLDTEVFFDPEKAAQRGRFRDLEELLSDFTAYMEAKIAGAEPTPVNRIRTVVLDQCIARATEDPGIFTLTVPTGGGKTLSSMAFALHHAVQHGKRRVLYVIPYTSIIEQTADQFRRIFGDAVVEHHSNLDVADEAKETPRSRLACENWDAPIVVTTSVQFFESLFASRTSRCRKLHSIVGSVVVLDEAQLLPPEFLEPILSVLKELVAHYGVTLLLSTATQPALREHRTPSFHLDGLSNTREIIEDPMRLHETLKRVDIMVPTSLTEPRSWEDIAGALQEHDSVLCIVNRRDDARTLWRLMPEGAFHLSALMCGAHRSAVIAKIKERLKERLPTRVVSTQLVEAGVDVDFPVVYRALAGLDSIAQAAGRCNREGLRDRGTVVVFVPQSRTPAGILRQAEGLGRQLLAERVSDPLSPIRFERFFREFYWIQGDRLDKHRILEDLRDSECRFAFRTVARKMRLIDESAYAPVVVLYGEGVKLVGVLESQGPGRWILRRLQRYTVNLPRRVHQKLVEMGAIREVHPGLFVQSHGALYDEHLGFCADRSIVYEPDELIF
- a CDS encoding ORF6N domain-containing protein yields the protein MSSRGTLSPAASIEQSILFIRSQRVMLDADLAVLYGVSTRVLNQAVKRNRERFPEDFMFRLTVAEKAEVITNCDHLRSLRFSPALPHAFTEHGAIMLASVLNTPIAVQASVQVVRAFVRLREMLTTNKALADKFAELERKVASHDEHIQSLFEAIRHLMAPAQHKPRRTIGFRVEEARPGYRTRHLRRASLLF
- the cas8c gene encoding type I-C CRISPR-associated protein Cas8c/Csd1 codes for the protein MILQALHGYYERLLDENRVVPQGFQKKEIPFVIVLDAEGKFVDLEDTRSGEGRNRRTGRFVVPQSVERTGDNAWQKANLLWDHKGYVVGHSDTDHATAKKQHESFLGRIREVLKGLPDEGVKAVTRFLEIGDFQGILAHPTWRDVVAKGGSLSFRLSDETLLVCERPAVRQRVAAVATSVESGTPPQACLITGESAVPARTHSPIKGVRRKNKTTTRAKIVSFKLPAFGSYGKQQSLNAPMGRRAEFSYTTALNTLLDRDSHQKLIVGDSTVIFWTERRHEIESVFANFFGEQEKGVPVQDHKQILALYRAPESGVRPELDPTIRFYILGLVAPNEARIAVRFWYTGPVREVAENIGAHFDDLEIAAPPKWSPYLSIRTLLRAIATRNDLDTVPPNLAGDTMKAILVGTSYPSPLLAAAIRRIRAEQSQKDPRTGTLTPNVTYARVALIKAILVRDTRIGGPFRLNAGKEVGMSLDIGNTNVGYRLGRLFAILEKTQEEASPGINATIRDRFYGAASATPIAAFPHLMKLKNHHLTKIENRGRAINIEKLIGEIMDGITDFPVHLSLQDQGRFAVGYYHQRQRLFGN
- a CDS encoding WYL domain-containing protein is translated as MPRNDQVTRQWHLLRKLEGSRGATIQELAESLPDGLPKHLRTMRRDLAALEAAGFPLLTERIEGRVRWRLMDGFRRIPALAFSPTELMALTFSRDLLRPLEGTAIKGALDSALNKATAALPPQGQTYIRRMQDIFSVGLGPHKNYRQHQDTIDRVTQAIAHLRTLQIRYYSASRNATTRREVDPYRLWYVAGALYLIAYCHWRREVRLFAVDRIRSLTVTDHPHQMPLGFDLEAHMQDALVVMRGKPVTVEFLFSKAAAPWVKDRVWHRSQTLTPQRDGRLKMILRVADTPELVGWILSFGGEVQVRKPATLAEKVREQARRILQSAMIEGRTRSALRGSKRTEANDVSQKR
- the cas5c gene encoding type I-C CRISPR-associated protein Cas5c; this translates as MSEQKAASRPFRLRVWGRNACFTRPEMKVERVSYDVMTPSAARGVLEAILWKPAIRWIVERIDILNPIRWESVRRNEVDIKMSPNTNGFWIDDIGNDGKPKHRQQRAGLFLRDVDYVIHARFEATDLAGPDDNPTKFQEMFLRRAEKGQCFHRPYLGCREFAADFAPITNGEPLPQPLEQTPDLGFAQPRDLGWMLYDVFHDRSADTSHVHTCTDECRPGFFTARLDMGQLRVPPPDSPEVRR